The following proteins are encoded in a genomic region of Tenacibaculum sp. 190524A05c:
- the efp gene encoding elongation factor P: MASTSDIKKGLCIKYNSDIFKIIEFLHVKPGKGPAFVRTKLKSVTTGKVIDNTFSAGHKIEDVRVETHKFQYLYAEGDDLHFMNTDDYNQITLQRKVVDGSEFMKEGEVVTILINTEDGLPLSVEMPSHVILEVTHTEPGVKGNTATNATKPATVETGARVNVPLFINEGDKIKIDTEKGSYSERIKA, encoded by the coding sequence ATGGCATCAACTTCAGATATTAAAAAAGGGCTATGTATTAAGTACAACAGCGATATTTTTAAAATTATAGAATTTTTACACGTAAAACCAGGGAAAGGTCCTGCTTTTGTAAGAACAAAACTTAAAAGTGTAACAACAGGAAAGGTAATTGATAATACGTTTTCTGCTGGACACAAAATTGAGGATGTTCGTGTAGAAACACATAAATTTCAATATTTATACGCAGAAGGAGATGATTTACACTTCATGAATACAGATGATTATAACCAAATTACACTTCAAAGAAAAGTTGTAGATGGATCTGAATTTATGAAAGAAGGAGAAGTTGTAACAATCTTAATTAATACAGAAGACGGTTTACCTTTGTCAGTTGAAATGCCTTCTCACGTAATTTTAGAAGTTACACATACAGAACCTGGTGTAAAAGGAAATACAGCTACTAACGCTACAAAACCAGCAACAGTTGAAACTGGAGCAAGAGTAAATGTTCCTTTATTTATAAATGAAGGAGATAAAATAAAAATTGATACAGAAAAAGGATCTTATTCAGAAAGAATTAAAGCATAA
- the lpxA gene encoding acyl-ACP--UDP-N-acetylglucosamine O-acyltransferase — protein sequence MNQPLAYVHPQAKIARNVVIEPFTTIHANVEIGSGTWIGSNVTIMEGAKIGENCRIFPGAVISAIPQDLKFNDEETVVEIGNNVTIRECVTINRGTSDRHKTVIGDNCLIMAYCHIAHDCIVGSNCIFSNNSTLAGHVTIGDNVVLAGMVAVHQFASVGNHAFVTGGSLVRKDVPPYVKAAREPLSYVGINSIGLRRRGFTTEKIREIQDIYRILFQKNYNNSQAIAIIEAEMEATSERDEIVQFIKDSHRGIMKGYYKTN from the coding sequence ATGAATCAACCCCTAGCTTACGTACATCCACAAGCAAAAATTGCTCGAAATGTAGTAATTGAACCGTTTACAACAATTCATGCTAATGTAGAAATTGGTTCTGGTACATGGATAGGATCTAACGTAACTATTATGGAAGGTGCTAAAATTGGAGAAAATTGTAGAATTTTTCCAGGTGCCGTAATTTCTGCCATTCCTCAAGATTTAAAGTTTAATGATGAGGAAACAGTAGTAGAAATTGGTAATAATGTTACGATTAGAGAATGTGTTACTATAAATAGAGGTACTTCAGACAGACATAAAACGGTTATTGGAGATAATTGTTTAATTATGGCGTATTGTCATATTGCTCATGACTGTATTGTGGGAAGTAATTGTATTTTTTCTAATAATTCTACTTTAGCAGGACATGTTACTATTGGAGATAACGTAGTATTAGCAGGAATGGTAGCAGTGCATCAGTTCGCATCAGTTGGTAATCATGCATTTGTAACTGGTGGTTCATTAGTTAGAAAGGATGTTCCTCCATATGTAAAAGCAGCAAGAGAACCTTTATCTTATGTAGGAATTAACTCTATTGGATTACGTAGAAGAGGTTTTACAACCGAAAAAATCAGAGAAATTCAAGATATTTACAGAATATTATTCCAGAAGAACTACAATAATTCGCAAGCAATTGCAATTATTGAAGCAGAAATGGAAGCAACCTCAGAGAGAGATGAAATCGTTCAGTTTATAAAAGACTCTCACCGAGGAATAATGAAAGGATATTACAAGACAAATTAA